In the Flavisolibacter tropicus genome, one interval contains:
- the clpB gene encoding ATP-dependent chaperone ClpB produces MNLSNFTIKAAEAIQQAQQLAFNHQNANIETEHLLKALLDQQDSPVEFLLKKNAVNIHQLESKLNAQIDRLSKIQGGDPAQSISRDANNTILRAGSIIKTFNDEFVTPEHLLLAIVQGNDNTANLLKDAGLTENGLITAVKDLRKGSNVTSQTQETQFNTLNKYAKNLIEMARQGKLDPVIGRDEEIRRTLHILSRRSKNNPILVGEPGVGKTAIAEGLAMRIVNGDVPENLKSKTIFALDMGQLIAGAKYKGEFEERLKGVVKEVSTSEGEIILFIDEIHTLIGAGGGEGAMDAANILKPALARGELRAIGATTLNEYQKYFEKDKALERRFQKVMVDEPSVEDAISILRGIKDRYETHHHVRIKDEAIIAAVELSSRYITDRFLPDKAIDLIDESAAKLRLEMNSMPEELDELERRIRQLEIEREAIKRENDEEKLKELNTTIANLAVERDTLKSKWQEEKELVEKIQSAKAEIENLKLQAEQAEREGNYGKVAEIRYGKIKEQEQSIGDLQVQLNELSQNSRRLMKEEVDAEDIAESVAKATGIPVNKMLQSERDKLLHLEAELHNRVVGQDEAITAVADAIRRSRAGLSDPKRPIGSFIFLGTTGVGKTELAKALADYLFDDEHMLTRIDMSEYQEKHTVSRLVGAPPGYVGYDEGGQLTEAVRRKPYQVVLLDEIEKAHPDVWNIMLQVLDDGRLTDNKGRVVNFKNTIIIMTSNLGSDIIQENFADVTERNKEQVVDRTKEEVMTRLKETIRPEFLNRVDEIILFQPLMKSEIRGIIRIQLENLKNLVAHSGIQLQFSDYLVDFLAENGFDPQFGARPLKRLIQKEIVNNLSKKILAGDIDKTHPVLVDVFDGVVVFRNDVEQPQSM; encoded by the coding sequence ATGAACTTATCCAATTTTACCATAAAAGCAGCTGAGGCTATTCAACAGGCCCAGCAGCTGGCATTTAATCATCAGAATGCCAACATAGAAACCGAACACCTGCTAAAAGCATTACTCGATCAACAAGACTCACCAGTAGAATTTCTATTGAAAAAGAATGCAGTTAACATTCACCAATTGGAGAGCAAACTAAATGCGCAAATTGATCGCCTGAGCAAAATACAAGGTGGCGACCCAGCACAGTCTATTAGCCGGGATGCCAACAACACTATATTGAGGGCCGGTTCCATAATTAAAACATTCAATGACGAATTTGTTACGCCAGAGCATCTCTTATTAGCTATTGTACAAGGGAATGATAATACAGCCAACTTGCTAAAGGATGCCGGGCTAACCGAAAACGGGTTAATAACAGCAGTAAAGGACTTACGCAAAGGCAGCAACGTAACTTCCCAAACCCAGGAAACACAGTTCAATACGTTAAATAAGTACGCTAAGAATTTAATCGAAATGGCACGCCAAGGCAAATTAGACCCTGTTATTGGCCGTGATGAAGAAATTCGCAGAACCTTACATATCCTTTCTCGTCGTAGCAAAAACAATCCCATTTTGGTAGGTGAACCCGGCGTAGGTAAAACAGCAATAGCTGAAGGCTTGGCAATGCGCATTGTTAATGGCGATGTACCCGAAAACTTAAAAAGCAAGACCATCTTCGCTTTGGATATGGGCCAATTGATTGCAGGCGCCAAATACAAAGGCGAATTTGAAGAGCGCTTGAAAGGAGTAGTAAAGGAAGTCTCCACGAGCGAAGGCGAAATCATACTATTCATTGATGAGATACACACACTTATTGGTGCTGGTGGCGGTGAAGGCGCAATGGATGCTGCAAATATTTTAAAGCCAGCTTTAGCCCGTGGCGAACTACGCGCCATTGGAGCTACTACCCTAAATGAATACCAAAAATACTTTGAAAAGGATAAGGCATTAGAACGCCGTTTCCAGAAAGTAATGGTAGACGAACCTTCTGTTGAAGATGCTATTTCTATTTTGCGAGGTATCAAAGACCGCTACGAAACACACCACCATGTACGTATTAAAGATGAAGCCATTATTGCAGCGGTAGAGCTATCATCCCGATATATTACTGATCGTTTCTTACCGGACAAAGCGATTGACCTGATCGATGAAAGCGCTGCAAAGCTTCGCTTGGAAATGAATTCCATGCCCGAGGAACTAGACGAACTTGAAAGAAGGATCCGCCAACTTGAAATAGAACGCGAAGCCATTAAACGCGAGAACGATGAAGAGAAGTTAAAAGAATTGAATACAACTATTGCCAACTTAGCGGTTGAACGTGACACACTAAAGTCCAAGTGGCAAGAGGAAAAAGAATTAGTAGAAAAGATACAATCTGCCAAAGCAGAAATAGAGAACCTAAAACTACAGGCCGAACAGGCTGAACGTGAAGGAAACTACGGGAAAGTAGCAGAGATCCGATACGGTAAGATCAAAGAGCAGGAACAGAGTATTGGTGACTTACAAGTACAGTTGAACGAGCTTAGCCAGAACAGTCGCCGTTTGATGAAGGAAGAAGTGGATGCTGAAGACATTGCGGAAAGTGTAGCTAAAGCTACAGGCATACCCGTAAATAAGATGTTGCAAAGTGAGCGGGATAAGCTTTTGCATTTAGAAGCTGAATTACACAACCGCGTTGTTGGACAGGACGAAGCAATTACAGCTGTTGCAGATGCTATTCGTCGTAGCCGTGCTGGACTGAGTGACCCCAAGAGACCGATAGGGTCCTTTATCTTTCTTGGTACAACAGGCGTTGGCAAAACGGAACTCGCCAAAGCGCTCGCTGATTACCTATTTGATGACGAGCATATGCTGACCCGGATCGATATGAGTGAATATCAGGAGAAACATACCGTTTCTCGTTTGGTAGGCGCTCCTCCAGGCTATGTAGGTTACGATGAAGGGGGGCAATTAACAGAAGCCGTTAGACGCAAACCTTATCAGGTGGTACTGTTAGACGAAATTGAGAAAGCCCACCCTGACGTTTGGAATATAATGCTGCAAGTACTTGACGATGGCCGCCTTACCGATAATAAAGGCCGGGTGGTGAACTTCAAGAACACCATCATTATCATGACATCCAATTTGGGCAGCGATATTATACAGGAAAACTTTGCTGATGTAACGGAACGAAATAAAGAGCAAGTCGTAGATCGCACCAAGGAAGAGGTCATGACAAGATTAAAAGAAACGATCCGACCAGAGTTCCTAAACCGGGTAGATGAAATCATTCTATTCCAACCTTTAATGAAGAGCGAGATCCGGGGAATTATACGCATTCAGTTAGAAAACCTGAAGAACTTAGTGGCTCATAGTGGTATACAACTCCAATTCTCCGACTATTTGGTCGACTTCCTGGCAGAAAATGGTTTTGACCCACAATTTGGAGCCCGGCCGTTAAAGCGGCTAATTCAAAAGGAAATCGTTAATAATTTGAGTAAGAAAATACTGGCCGGTGATATTGACAAAACCCATCCGGTTTTAGTTGATGTTTTTGATGGCGTGGTTGTTTTTAGAAACGATGTGGAACAGCCACAATCTATGTAA
- a CDS encoding serine hydrolase domain-containing protein, which translates to MTANTFLNCLKVSLVAVFVTIFQLSYGQSSWNDVEQAIASRQQLLGKDMVVLIANKDSLLFQKTVGEFNTKTAAPIASASKWLTAALILQAVEEGKISLDDKVATYLPIFEKYGKNYITIRHCLSHMTGIQTEPMKLLKLLERKKFASLEEEVNSFAAKEIQNNPGEAFRYGNIGLNIAGRVLEVVYKKKFEQLIRQKLLVPLGMRKTTFQTMDGSAPNPSGGAVSTAEDYLKFLQMVLNNGTLNGQKILSEASITEMRKIQTTPAQIKQTPKSAEGFMYASGSWALETNSDQKQAAVLASPGLFGTWPMVDFSRGYACIFFVKNLLGEERADAYLDIKKVIDPHFSVHK; encoded by the coding sequence ATGACAGCTAATACCTTTTTGAACTGTCTGAAAGTCAGTCTTGTAGCGGTTTTTGTGACCATATTTCAGCTTTCTTATGGACAAAGTTCCTGGAACGATGTAGAACAAGCCATTGCTTCCCGCCAACAATTATTAGGGAAGGATATGGTTGTCTTAATTGCCAATAAAGACAGCCTACTCTTTCAAAAGACAGTAGGGGAGTTCAATACAAAAACCGCCGCTCCAATTGCTTCTGCCAGCAAATGGCTTACAGCAGCGTTGATCTTACAGGCAGTTGAGGAAGGTAAGATCTCCTTGGATGATAAGGTGGCTACCTATTTGCCCATTTTTGAAAAGTACGGCAAGAATTACATTACTATACGGCATTGTTTGTCGCACATGACGGGTATACAAACTGAGCCAATGAAGTTGTTGAAATTGTTAGAACGGAAAAAGTTTGCTTCGCTAGAAGAGGAGGTAAACAGCTTTGCTGCAAAGGAGATTCAAAATAATCCGGGTGAAGCTTTTCGCTATGGAAATATCGGTTTGAATATAGCCGGACGTGTGCTGGAAGTTGTGTATAAGAAGAAGTTTGAGCAGCTTATTCGCCAAAAACTGCTTGTGCCATTAGGTATGCGGAAAACTACCTTTCAAACGATGGATGGTTCGGCGCCTAACCCCTCTGGTGGTGCTGTATCAACAGCAGAAGATTACCTGAAGTTTTTACAAATGGTATTAAACAATGGAACCCTTAACGGTCAAAAGATCTTAAGCGAAGCGTCAATTACTGAAATGCGTAAGATTCAAACGACGCCAGCTCAAATAAAACAAACGCCAAAATCGGCTGAAGGGTTTATGTATGCATCTGGTAGTTGGGCTTTAGAAACAAATAGCGATCAAAAACAAGCGGCGGTATTAGCTAGCCCTGGGTTATTTGGTACATGGCCAATGGTGGACTTCTCTAGAGGCTATGCCTGTATCTTTTTTGTAAAGAACCTTTTGGGTGAAGAGCGGGCCGACGCTTATTTAGATATCAAAAAAGTAATTGATCCCCATTTTTCAGTTCATAAATAA
- a CDS encoding LVIVD repeat-containing protein, translating into MKQMTLLANSIAFCLLMALTSCVKDTCTSTYKIYEPIYQSLSQVRASMKSTVPQDLKQTGKLYLYNDYIFLNELNKGIHIIDNTNPSSPRNISFIPIPGNVDLAVKGNYLYADSYSDMVVFDISKPTQVTAKKFINNVFPFRGGFYWGNSSNPDSLKVVVGYTERDTTVQCQTTRFWNNCANCMYASADATVRASASQPTGMGGSMARFSIVNNYLYTVSTNELYTFDISETSNPSKINQKQLGNWNIETIYPFQDKLFIGSNNGMLIYDITTPSSPTYISQFSHVRSCDPVITDGQHAYVTLRSGTQCNGFTNQLEVLNISNLLQPNLIKTYSLTNPHGLSKDGDLLFICDGKDGLKIYDAKDVNQLQVLKRIEGIETYDVILHNNVAIVVAKDGLYQYDYSDRSNIKQLSKVAITL; encoded by the coding sequence ATGAAACAAATGACGCTTTTAGCAAATTCCATTGCGTTTTGTTTGTTGATGGCCCTTACTAGCTGTGTGAAAGACACCTGCACAAGTACCTATAAGATTTATGAACCCATTTACCAAAGTCTAAGTCAGGTAAGGGCTTCCATGAAAAGCACTGTACCGCAGGATTTAAAGCAAACAGGGAAACTCTACCTCTATAATGACTATATCTTTCTCAATGAGCTTAACAAAGGCATTCATATCATAGACAATACAAACCCCTCATCTCCTCGTAATATCAGTTTTATTCCGATCCCGGGCAATGTAGACTTAGCTGTAAAAGGAAATTATCTGTACGCTGATTCCTACTCGGATATGGTTGTGTTTGATATCAGCAAGCCTACACAGGTTACAGCGAAAAAATTTATCAATAATGTATTTCCATTCAGAGGAGGCTTCTACTGGGGGAACAGCTCTAACCCGGACTCATTGAAAGTAGTAGTGGGTTACACAGAAAGAGACACAACAGTACAATGTCAGACTACCCGGTTTTGGAACAACTGCGCCAACTGCATGTATGCTTCCGCCGATGCTACGGTACGTGCTTCAGCTTCTCAACCTACAGGCATGGGAGGCTCCATGGCGCGCTTTTCTATTGTAAACAATTACTTGTATACAGTTAGCACCAATGAGCTTTATACTTTTGACATTTCAGAAACATCCAATCCAAGCAAGATCAACCAAAAGCAGTTAGGTAACTGGAATATTGAGACCATCTATCCCTTTCAGGACAAATTGTTTATTGGTTCTAATAATGGTATGTTGATCTATGATATAACAACACCATCCTCTCCTACCTATATTTCACAGTTTTCACATGTACGCAGTTGCGACCCTGTCATTACGGATGGACAACATGCCTATGTTACACTTCGCTCAGGAACGCAATGCAATGGTTTTACCAACCAACTTGAAGTTTTAAACATCAGTAACCTGTTACAACCAAACTTGATCAAGACATACAGCTTAACCAACCCTCACGGCTTATCTAAAGATGGTGACCTCTTATTCATCTGTGATGGCAAGGATGGGTTGAAGATTTATGACGCCAAAGATGTAAATCAGTTGCAGGTATTAAAAAGAATAGAAGGTATTGAGACATATGATGTCATATTACATAACAATGTGGCGATAGTAGTAGCTAAGGATGGCCTTTATCAATATGACTATTCGGATAGAAGCAACATCAAACAACTTAGTAAAGTAGCTATAACCTTATAG
- the queG gene encoding tRNA epoxyqueuosine(34) reductase QueG — MLSIEKNTALVKAKAQAFGFDYCGIAQAKRLDEDARRLEAWLNKGLHGKMQYMENYFDLRIDPTKLVPGAKSVITLLKNYYPHEQTPSGHGISKYAWGQDYHTVIKQHLRSMIQELQVDLGQFGGRGFVDSAPVLERTWAQRSGLGWIGKNGNLITKGSGSFFFIATLIVDVDLVYDDPFAKDFCGSCQRCIEACPTQAILPDKTINGSQCISYFTIELKDELIPTEMKGKFNNWMFGCDTCQDVCPWNRFSKPNSEQGFTPIPEILDFTTKDWEELSEEAFRKIFKHSPLSRSKYKGIQRNIKFLKS; from the coding sequence ATGCTTTCCATTGAAAAAAATACCGCCTTGGTTAAAGCAAAAGCGCAGGCTTTTGGGTTTGACTATTGTGGTATTGCCCAAGCTAAGCGGTTAGATGAAGATGCCCGTCGTTTAGAGGCTTGGTTAAATAAAGGACTGCACGGAAAAATGCAGTACATGGAAAACTACTTTGACCTACGGATTGATCCAACGAAGCTTGTGCCGGGGGCAAAGTCCGTTATTACACTGTTGAAGAATTATTACCCACATGAACAAACGCCTAGCGGTCATGGTATTTCAAAATATGCCTGGGGGCAGGATTATCACACTGTTATCAAACAGCATTTAAGGAGCATGATTCAGGAATTGCAAGTTGATCTCGGTCAATTTGGTGGCAGGGGATTTGTCGATTCTGCACCTGTATTAGAACGTACCTGGGCGCAACGTAGTGGTTTAGGCTGGATTGGTAAAAACGGTAACCTGATTACAAAGGGAAGCGGATCTTTCTTTTTTATTGCCACCCTGATCGTAGATGTCGATCTTGTTTATGATGATCCTTTTGCCAAAGATTTTTGTGGCAGCTGTCAACGATGTATTGAGGCTTGTCCTACCCAAGCTATTCTACCCGATAAGACCATAAATGGTAGTCAATGTATTTCCTATTTTACCATTGAGCTAAAAGATGAACTAATTCCAACTGAAATGAAGGGCAAGTTTAACAACTGGATGTTTGGTTGTGATACATGTCAGGATGTGTGTCCATGGAACCGGTTTAGCAAGCCGAATTCAGAGCAAGGATTTACGCCTATTCCCGAAATATTAGATTTTACTACAAAGGATTGGGAAGAACTAAGCGAGGAGGCTTTCCGAAAGATATTCAAGCATTCCCCGCTTAGCCGTTCTAAATACAAGGGTATCCAACGAAATATAAAGTTCTTAAAGAGTTAG
- a CDS encoding DUF3857 domain-containing protein, with the protein MKRTVYLFCISILTAFTIRAQPNYNVKAIPDSLLKNANVVKRVEEMMFEIKSTTSSTLRHKYAVTILNENGDEQAQFVEWYDKMREVSEIEGSLFDATGKLIKKLKTKDIQDLSGVSDISLMEDTRVKAHNFYYKVYPYTVEYSVTIKQNQSFHFPTWETQNDEYIAVEKTSFTVTCPSDYTIRYKALNYKGEPSIKTDKGQKSFNWRLTNKPAIESESFSPRWQELTTMVRIAPTAFEVQGYSGNMASWTDFGKFLYELKKGRDVLPDLIKQKVQQLTAGISDNKQKVKLLYDFLQKNTRYISIQLGIGGWQPFDAAYVANKGYGDCKALTNYMYSLLKEANINSYYALIRAGANDTYLMEDFPSNQFNHAILCVPMQNDTLWLECTSQTAPAGYMGEFTGNRKALIINENGGTLVSTPRYSLNDNRQTRSITGVIDETGKLHANAKSVYAAVRQDYLHQMINNLSRDKIKEVLQKKFDLATYNINDFAYQEQKSEHPEILEQLDVDVNNYATITGKRLFITPNVLNRSNTKLNTETERLTDISINYEFKDIDSVIIDLPNGYEPESIPQSLSLKTKYGYYSSILKLEKNKLTYIRIREQYAGKYPAKDFKELADFYDRIYKADRSRLVLVKKTE; encoded by the coding sequence ATGAAAAGAACGGTTTATTTATTCTGCATTTCAATTTTGACAGCATTCACTATAAGAGCGCAACCCAACTATAATGTCAAGGCCATCCCTGACTCGCTCTTGAAAAACGCAAACGTGGTAAAGCGAGTTGAAGAAATGATGTTTGAGATCAAAAGCACGACTTCATCTACATTACGGCATAAATATGCTGTTACTATATTGAATGAAAATGGCGATGAGCAAGCGCAGTTTGTAGAGTGGTATGATAAAATGAGAGAAGTTAGTGAAATAGAAGGAAGTTTATTTGATGCAACTGGCAAACTGATAAAGAAGCTGAAAACCAAAGATATTCAAGATTTGAGCGGCGTTAGTGACATAAGTTTAATGGAAGATACCCGAGTGAAGGCACATAACTTCTATTATAAGGTTTACCCATATACTGTAGAATATAGCGTTACCATTAAACAAAATCAAAGCTTTCATTTTCCAACTTGGGAGACACAGAATGATGAATATATAGCTGTTGAAAAAACTAGCTTTACGGTGACCTGCCCATCTGATTATACAATAAGATATAAAGCGCTTAACTATAAGGGTGAGCCTAGTATAAAAACAGACAAAGGACAAAAGAGTTTCAATTGGCGGTTGACTAATAAGCCAGCCATTGAATCAGAATCCTTTTCACCCCGCTGGCAGGAGTTGACAACTATGGTAAGGATAGCGCCAACAGCTTTCGAGGTGCAGGGCTATAGCGGCAATATGGCTTCCTGGACGGACTTTGGCAAGTTCCTTTATGAGCTTAAGAAGGGTCGTGATGTTTTACCAGACCTCATTAAACAAAAAGTACAGCAATTAACTGCTGGTATTTCTGATAATAAACAGAAAGTGAAGCTGCTATATGATTTCTTGCAGAAAAACACGAGATACATTAGCATTCAATTAGGAATTGGCGGTTGGCAGCCTTTTGATGCAGCTTATGTTGCCAATAAGGGGTATGGCGATTGCAAGGCGTTGACCAATTATATGTATAGCTTATTAAAAGAGGCTAACATCAATTCATATTATGCACTTATTAGAGCTGGGGCTAACGATACCTATCTAATGGAAGACTTTCCTTCTAACCAGTTCAATCATGCTATTTTATGTGTACCAATGCAAAATGATACGCTATGGCTGGAGTGTACAAGCCAAACGGCACCGGCAGGCTATATGGGTGAATTCACAGGAAACCGCAAGGCATTGATAATTAACGAAAACGGAGGCACCTTAGTGAGTACACCCAGGTACTCATTAAATGATAATCGCCAAACAAGATCCATTACAGGAGTGATAGATGAAACCGGTAAACTTCATGCAAATGCGAAGAGTGTGTATGCCGCTGTACGGCAAGACTACTTGCATCAGATGATCAATAATCTTTCCAGAGACAAGATTAAAGAAGTATTACAAAAGAAGTTTGATCTAGCCACCTATAACATCAATGATTTTGCCTACCAGGAACAAAAAAGTGAACACCCAGAAATATTAGAGCAGCTAGATGTGGATGTAAATAACTACGCCACCATTACAGGCAAACGGTTGTTCATAACTCCGAATGTCCTTAACAGAAGCAATACCAAACTAAATACAGAAACAGAACGCCTAACGGACATCAGTATTAACTATGAATTCAAAGACATTGATAGTGTAATCATAGATTTACCTAATGGCTACGAACCAGAATCGATCCCTCAGTCGCTTTCTTTAAAAACCAAGTACGGGTACTATTCTTCCATTCTAAAGCTGGAAAAGAATAAACTGACATACATCCGTATACGCGAACAGTATGCTGGGAAATACCCAGCAAAGGACTTTAAAGAACTAGCCGATTTCTATGATCGTATTTACAAAGCCGACCGCAGCCGGCTGGTGTTGGTCAAAAAAACAGAATAA
- a CDS encoding transglutaminase domain-containing protein has protein sequence MKKTAPVLLLVIFFFLLPQSYLAAQDKLSLKFGKITAADFDLSKQNFDSSASGVYIADIGSSEFEGNSKGRFSLVFKRHARIKILKKDGFDLASVEIPLYTSGNSEEKLSSIKAATYHLENGNVVATKLEESGIFKDKINKNLIVKKFTLPAVKEGCIIEFAYTITSDFLFNLQPWQFQGRYPRLWSEYNVSMPEFFNYVFLSQGSNKFNINTRKETRGSFTVVEPGGASANSYYKLDGRITDSRWVMKNVPALKEEPFTTSLQNHISKIEFQLSEVRYPNTVPQNIMGNWEKASEELLKHEDFGATLSKNNNWLDDEIKNITNTSKSKLEKAQKIYAYVRDNFTCTNNGMYLTTSLKNTFKTRNGSAADINLLLIAMLKHEDIQADPVLLSTREHGYTHEIYPLLDRFNYVIAKVIDNDQAYFLDATKPKLGFNYLPIKCYNGHSRIISADPQPVFLDADSVKEWKTTLVNFGKDEKGKYVGSLTSNLGYYESLSMREKLAEKGKDNVFKSMKSSFTDNIELSDFQIDSLATYEKPLAIKYNIKLNNIGTENILYINPMFGEGYKDNYFKSAERAYPVEMPYTIDETYVMNMFIPEGYEVDELPKSTKVALNEGEGYFEYIMVKNENMIQMRSRVQLKKANFFAEDYEGLRGFFDLIVKKHNEQIVLKKKK, from the coding sequence ATGAAAAAGACGGCACCAGTCCTGCTACTTGTTATTTTCTTTTTTTTGCTCCCGCAAAGTTACTTAGCAGCCCAGGATAAATTAAGTTTAAAGTTTGGTAAAATCACTGCTGCAGATTTTGATCTTTCCAAACAAAACTTCGATTCTAGTGCCAGTGGTGTCTATATTGCAGATATTGGCTCTTCTGAATTTGAGGGAAACTCCAAAGGTCGGTTCAGTCTTGTTTTTAAACGCCACGCCCGTATTAAAATTCTAAAAAAGGATGGCTTTGATCTAGCTAGTGTAGAAATACCTCTTTACACCTCTGGAAACAGTGAAGAAAAACTAAGCTCAATAAAAGCAGCTACCTACCATTTGGAAAATGGGAATGTTGTAGCTACCAAGCTGGAGGAATCGGGCATTTTTAAAGATAAAATCAACAAAAACTTGATAGTCAAAAAGTTTACGCTACCGGCTGTCAAAGAGGGTTGCATCATTGAATTTGCCTATACAATTACCTCAGACTTTTTATTCAATCTCCAACCTTGGCAGTTTCAAGGCCGCTATCCTCGCCTCTGGAGTGAATACAATGTAAGTATGCCAGAATTTTTCAACTACGTTTTTTTATCACAAGGTTCTAATAAGTTTAATATTAATACAAGAAAGGAGACGCGTGGCTCATTTACAGTAGTAGAACCTGGAGGTGCATCAGCTAACAGTTATTACAAATTAGACGGCAGAATTACTGATTCTCGTTGGGTAATGAAGAATGTACCGGCGTTAAAAGAAGAGCCCTTTACTACATCGCTGCAAAACCATATTTCGAAAATTGAATTCCAATTATCAGAAGTCCGGTACCCTAATACTGTACCTCAAAATATTATGGGTAATTGGGAGAAAGCGAGTGAAGAATTGTTGAAACATGAAGACTTTGGTGCTACACTGTCTAAAAACAATAACTGGTTAGATGATGAAATAAAGAACATAACAAATACTTCTAAATCGAAACTGGAAAAAGCGCAAAAGATATATGCCTATGTGCGAGATAATTTTACTTGTACCAATAACGGAATGTATTTAACTACTTCTCTAAAGAACACCTTTAAAACAAGGAATGGTAGTGCCGCAGACATCAATCTTCTACTTATTGCTATGTTAAAGCATGAAGATATACAAGCCGACCCTGTTTTGCTAAGCACTCGGGAGCATGGTTATACGCACGAGATTTATCCTTTATTAGACCGGTTCAATTATGTAATTGCCAAAGTAATAGACAACGACCAAGCTTATTTTTTAGATGCCACAAAGCCCAAGCTTGGCTTTAATTACTTACCTATTAAATGTTACAACGGCCACTCGAGAATCATTAGCGCAGATCCTCAACCTGTCTTTCTGGACGCTGATTCTGTAAAAGAATGGAAAACCACGTTGGTAAACTTTGGTAAAGATGAAAAAGGGAAATACGTAGGCAGCCTTACATCAAACCTTGGTTACTATGAATCGCTTTCTATGCGGGAGAAATTAGCTGAGAAAGGAAAAGACAATGTTTTCAAATCGATGAAATCCTCCTTTACTGACAATATTGAATTAAGTGATTTCCAAATTGATTCATTAGCGACTTATGAGAAGCCCTTAGCCATAAAGTACAATATTAAGCTTAACAATATTGGAACTGAGAACATCCTATATATCAACCCCATGTTTGGTGAAGGGTATAAGGATAACTATTTCAAGTCTGCCGAAAGAGCCTACCCTGTAGAAATGCCTTATACGATAGATGAAACCTATGTCATGAATATGTTTATCCCAGAAGGTTATGAAGTAGACGAATTACCAAAGTCTACAAAAGTAGCGCTGAATGAAGGAGAAGGCTATTTTGAATACATAATGGTAAAGAATGAAAATATGATTCAAATGCGTTCACGTGTACAATTAAAAAAAGCCAACTTTTTCGCTGAAGATTATGAAGGGCTCAGAGGCTTCTTTGATCTTATCGTAAAAAAGCACAATGAACAGATTGTACTTAAGAAGAAAAAATAG